In one Gopherus evgoodei ecotype Sinaloan lineage chromosome 1, rGopEvg1_v1.p, whole genome shotgun sequence genomic region, the following are encoded:
- the ZBTB21 gene encoding zinc finger and BTB domain-containing protein 21, with translation MEGLLHYINPAHAISLLSALNEERLKGQLCDVILIVGDQKFRAHKNVLAASSEYFQTLFTNKENESQSVFQLDFCEPDAFENVLNYIYSSSLFVEKSSLAAVQELGYSLGISFLTNIVSKSPQAPFPACPIKKILFQEDDESSSQKRSVIVCQSRNEAQVKNVSQTHDLSHSSKPSHSIAIKTNNRSQVTKPIDPLHSLSLSDRRWLKDSPVSYTKLHEPSGTVDDQSRSGLVKRNAVLPQKPLAEKETLCDEPGVSGQLLRGKAAEMSLKRPRPPILSLHGSSESTFLWRETGKGNGQGEDRNLLYYSKLGLVVPSSGSGPENQSIDRSGPLVKSLLRRSLSMDSQVPIYSSSIDLKASHGSSFVTSDSEGKTFNVISQKSSLKESSEKAVLDDKTQVIHPHRLRSFSASQSTDREVASPLTDILIKTEPSSPLSEPSEIIRVTVGDASTSASKDFPIKTDDDNRDMSRLPAKRRFQADRRLPFKKLKVNEHSSPGSEDNFEESSSPMHLDADFPDSDVSKDEYSELEEVRPNKKFKCKHCLKIFRSTAGLHRHVNMYHNPEKPYACDICHKRFHTNFKVWTHCQTQHGIVKNPSPASSSHAVLDEKFQRKLIDIVREREIKKALIVKLRRGKQGFQGQSSSQAQQVIKRNLRARSKGAYICTYCGKAYRFLSQFKQHIKMHPGEKPIGGNKASKQKEHIHIASPVENKEIYQCRLCNAKLSSLIEQGNHERLCRNATVCPYCSLRFSSPELKHEHESKCEYKKLTCLECMRTFKSSFSIWRHQVEVHNQNTMSPTENFSLPILDHNGEITNASRLHSQSESNKMNNFVTAKEDGVFSDSSEQINFDSEDSSCLPEDLSVSKQFKIHVKEEPADDIEDEVTETNREAKEVVSNKVTGLWPCEKCGKIFTVHKQLERHQELLCSVKPFICHVCNKAFRTNFRLWSHFQSHMSQAAEESVNKDPDICPPANSPSPPPLPPPPPLPKIQPLEPDSPTGLSESPTTTEKLFVPQESDTLFYHAPPLSAITFKRQYMCKLCHRTFKTAFSLWSHEQTHN, from the coding sequence ATGGAGGGGCTCCTGCATTACATAAACCCAGCACATGCCATTTCTCTCTTAAGTGCTTTGAATGAGGAACGTCTAAAAGGACAGCTATGTGATGTTATTCTTATAGTGGGAGACCAAAAATTTAGAGCTCATAAAAATGTTCTGGCTGCCAGCAGTGAATACTTCCAGACTCTCTTCACAAATAAAGAGAATGAGTCTCAATCAGTGTTTCAGCTTGACTTCTGTGAACCAGATGCTTTTGAGAATGTATTAAACTACATTTACTCTTCGTCTTTGTTTGTTGAGAAAAGCAGTCTTGCAGCTGTTCAAGAATTGGGCTACAGCCTTGGAATTTCCTTTCTTACCAACATTGTTTCTAAGAGTCCTCAAGCTCCTTTTCCAGCATgtcccattaaaaaaatattgtttcaagAAGATGATGAAAGCAGTTCTCAGAAGAGAAGTGTCATTGTTTGTCAGAGCAGAAATGAAGCACAAGTTAAAAATGTCAGTCAAACGCATGATTTAAGCCATAGCTCTAAGCCTTCACACTCCATTGCCATCAAAACAAACAATAGATCACAAGTAACAAAACCAATTGACCCACTTCACAGTTTATCATTAAGTGACAGGAGGTGGCTAAAAGACAGTCCCGTGAGCTACACCAAACTTCATGAACCTTCTGGAACTGTGGATGACCAAAGTAGAAGTGGCTTAGTAAAGAGGAATGCAGTATTGCCACAAAAGCCTTTAGCTGAGAAAGAAACTTTGTGTGATGAGCCAGGAGTCAGTGGACAGCTTCTAagaggaaaagctgcagagaTGTCATTAAAAAGACCACGTCCTCCAATCTTATCTCTGCATGGTTCATCAGAATCTACATTTTTGTGGCGAGagacaggaaaaggaaatggTCAAGGAGAAGATAGGAATTTGTTATACTACTCAAAATTAGGACTAGTGGTTCCATCTAGTGGATCTGGTCCTGAAAACCAAAGTATTGACCGGAGTGGCCCACTTGTAAAAAGTCTCCTTCGAAGGTCATTGTCCATGGATAGTCAGGTTCCTATTTATTCATCTTCTATTGATTTAAAAGCTTCACATGGATCATCATTTGTGACTAGTGACTCAGAGGGAAAAACATTTAATGTTATATCTCAAAAGTCATCCTTGAAAGAGTCTTCAGAAAAGGCCGTCCTAGATGACAAAACACAGGTTATACATCCACACCGCCTTAGGTCCTTTAGTGCCTCTCAGTCGACTGATAGGGAGGTAGCTTCTCCTCTAACTGATATACTAATAAAAACTGAACCTAGCAGCCCACTTTCAGAGCCTTCTGAAATAATAAGAGTTACAGTAGGAGATGCTTCAACATCTGCCAGTAAAGACTTCCCTATTAAAACTGACGATGATAATAGGGATATGAGTAGACTTCCAGCCAAAAGGAGGTTTCAAGCAGATAGAAGGCTcccatttaaaaaactgaaagtgAATGAGCATAGTTCTCCTGGGTCAGAGGATAATTTTGAGGAAAGTTCAAGTCCTATGCATCTTGATGCTGACTTTCCAGATTCTGATGTCAGTAAAGATGAATACAGTGAATTGGAAGAAGTGAGACCAAACAAAAAGTTTAAATGCAAGCACTGCCTTAAGATTTTCAGATCTACAGCAGGCCTTCACCGTCATGTTAATATGTATCATAATCCAGAGAAACCATATGCTTGTGATATATGCCACAAGAGATTTCATACGAACTTCAAAGTATGGACTCATTGCCAGACACAGCATGGAATTGTGAAGAACCCCTCACCTGCTTCCAGTTCACATGCTGTCTTGGATGAAAAATTCCAAAGAAAATTAATTGatattgtgagagagagagagattaagaaAGCACTGATTGTTAAACTACGACGTGGCAAACAGGGTTTTCAGGGACAGTCCAGTTCACAAGCACAGCAAGTCATCAAAAGGAACTTAAGAGCAAGATCCAAAGGAGCCTACATTTGTACCTACTGTGGGAAAGCTTATCGTTTTCTCTCCCAATTTAAACAGCACATAAAAATGCATCCAGGGGAAAAACCAATTGGAGGAAATAAGGCTTCTAAGCAAAAAGAGCACATTCATATTGCAAGTCCAGTTGAAAACAAAGAGATCTATCAGTGCCGTCTTTGTAATGCTAAGCTCTCCTCTCTTATTGAACAGGGAAATCATGAGCGTCTTTGTAGAAATGCAACAGTCTGTCCTTATTGCAGCCTTAGATTTTCTTCTCCAGAGCTGAAGCATGAACATGAAAGCAAGTGTGAATATAAAAAGCTCACTTGTCTTGAGTGTATGCGCACTTTTAAATCCTCCTTTAGTATTTGGCGTCATCAAGTTGAAGTTCACAATCAAAATACCATGTCTCCAACAGAGAATTTTTCTCTACCTATTCTTGATCACAATGGTGAAATAACGAATGCTTCAAGATTGCATTCTCAATCAGAAtctaataaaatgaacaattttgTTACTGCAAAGGAAGATGGAGTATTCAGTGATTCTTCAGAACAAATTAACTTTGATTCTGAAGATTCTTCATGTCTCCCTGAAGATCTAAGTGTTTCCAAACAGTTTAAAATTCATGTCAAAGAAGAGCCTGCAGACGATATAGAGGATGAGGTCACTGAAACCAACAGAGAAGCTAAGGAAGTAGTTTCTAATAAAGTCACTGGCTTGTGGCCCTgtgaaaaatgtggaaaaattttTACTGTACACAAGCAGTTGGAGCGTCACCAGGAGCTTTTGTGCTCCGTAAAACCATTTATTTGTCATGTGTGCAACAAGGCTTTCCGGACCAACTTCCGTCTATGGAGCCACTTCCAGTCTCATATGTCACAGGCTGCAGAGGAATCAGTGAATAAAGATCCTGATATATGTCCACCAGCTAACTCCCCATCACCGccacctctgcctccacccccacctctaCCCAAAATCCAGCCCTTAGAGCCTGATAGTCCGACAGGTTTGTCTGAGAGCCCAACTACTACTGAGAAATTATTTGTTCCACAAGAATCAGACACACTCTTTTATCATGCCCCACCACTTTCAGCAATCACATTCAAAAGACAATATATGTGTAAACTTTGTCACAGGACATTCAAGACTGCATTTAGTCTTTGGAGCCATGAACAGACACACAATTAG